Proteins from one Cicer arietinum cultivar CDC Frontier isolate Library 1 chromosome 3, Cicar.CDCFrontier_v2.0, whole genome shotgun sequence genomic window:
- the LOC101499549 gene encoding floral homeotic protein APETALA 2-like: protein MKCFSLIFVFRAAIKFCGVDVDINFNFSDYDDDIKQMSNFTKEEFVHILRRQSTGFSRGSSKYRGVTLHKCGRWEACMGQYLGKKYISWDI from the exons ATGAAATGTTTTtcgttgatttttgtttttcgaGCTGCAATCAAGTTTTGTGGTGTTGATGTGGATATCAATTTCAACTTTagtgattatgatgatgataTAAAGCAG ATGAGTAACTTTACGAAGGAAGAGTTTGTGCATATTTTGCGTAGACAGAGCACTGGTTTCTCAAGAGGAAGCTCCAAATATAGGGGAGTTACTTTGCATAAATGTGGGCGATGGGAAGCTTGTATGGGACAGTATCTTGGGAAAAA ATATATATCTTGGGATATTTGA